From the genome of Torulaspora globosa chromosome 2, complete sequence, one region includes:
- the OCA2 gene encoding Oca2p (ancestral locus Anc_2.251), with product MGNSCNYIPPLSFSPVVGTDVSLYRSGYPMPLNYAFIRDQLHLKTIIYVGDKEELSPEYDEFLRQEKIQFRRIHMVSCRDPDIHERMNEVLRLVVDVDNYPILIHSNKGKHRAGVVVGIIRKLLQGWSLAGIYQEYGIFSGGLKGEADLEFITMFETKLAVPRKKMPDFAIF from the coding sequence ATGGGGAATTCATGCAATTACATACCGCCCCTGAGCTTTTCGCCCGTGGTTGGCACCGATGTGTCGCTGTACAGGTCGGGATATCCGATGCCGCTTAACTACGCATTCATTAGAGATCAGCTCCATTTGAAAACAATAATATACGTCGGCGACAAGGAGGAACTGTCGCCGGAATACGATGAGTTTCTTCGCCAGGAAAAGATCCAGTTCCGCAGGATTCACATGGTGTCGTGCCGGGACCCCGATATTCACGAACGCATGAATGAAGTACTACGCTTGGTTGTAGATGTCGATAACTACCCGATACTGATCCATTCGAACAAGGGAAAGCACAGGGCGGGCGTAGTGGTTGGCATCATCCGCAAGCTTCTACAAGGCTGGTCCCTCGCAGGCATTTATCAAGAGTACGGTATATTCTCCGGCGGGCTCAAGGGAGAGGCAGACCTAGAGTTCATCACGATGTTTGAGACCAAGCTAGCTGTGCccagaaagaagatgcCCGATTTTGCCATTTTTTAG
- a CDS encoding uncharacterized protein (ancestral locus Anc_2.250) → MMNTLDMAVVSSGNWDMSEIEGVVKALPELTTTSTSASASASATGSETASTTTQYSVTVTPPSAAGNPNVWHNHKPDGTVFIVVGSIVGATILGMILWSVITSHLSRRNAKKSFREDQYRRHNRGGSALYDSGDDKELTPGLYGSEYGETGEKSRRSRLSLLGNGSRLRESNSSESVPGYEPEWLEPVGQETFNPIQDPFTRYNRNSLFISPTIEVAQKPNLLPSQRSRLLEKPYHQSSLSATSLLSSDEINSTLNKPERAASPERKGKKGVSGHHKRNKSSIGLTPANSSSSSSNDNTNDRRPRGGHHKQTPSMYLEDMLNVSNAA, encoded by the coding sequence ATGATGAATACGCTAGATATGGCTGTAGTGAGCTCGGGGAATTGGGATATGTCGGAGATTGAGGGTGTTGTGAAGGCGCTACCAGAGCTGACAACTACTTCGACTTCAGCGAGCGCTAGTGCTTCTGCCACGGGATCAGAAACAGCGTCTACAACTACCCAATACTCGGTTACCGTGACACCTccatctgctgctgggaATCCCAATGTATGGCATAACCACAAACCAGACGGGACTGTTTTCATCGTAGTGGGCAGTATCGTGGGGGCGACGATTCTGGGGATGATACTTTGGTCGGTGATAACAAGCCACTTGTCCCGTAGGAACGCTAAGAAGAGTTTTAGGGAAGATCAGTATCGTCGCCACAATCGTGGTGGCAGCGCACTCTATGACAGCGGCGACGATAAGGAGCTGACGCCCGGTCTTTACGGCTCAGAATACGGGGAAACTGGGGAAAAGAGCAGGCGATCTCGTCTCAGCCTTTTGGGAAACGGGAGTAGGTTGAGAGAGTCGAATTCGTCGGAGTCGGTTCCAGGTTATGAGCCGGAGTGGCTGGAACCTGTCGGCCAAGAAACATTCAACCCCATCCAGGACCCTTTCACCAGATACAACCGAAATTCGCTGTTCATATCGCCCACAATTGAAGTGGCTCAAAAGCCAAACCTGCTACCCAGTCAGCGTAGTCGCTTGCTAGAAAAACCGTATCACCAATCTAGCCTATCAGCCACCTCGCTGTTGTCCTCGGATGAGATCAATTCTACACTTAACAAGCCTGAGAGAGCGGCGTCTCCAGAACGGAAGGGGAAAAAGGGCGTCTCAGGCCATCACAAGAGGAATAAATCATCTATCGGGTTGACTCCAGCGAACTCCAGCTCGTCTTCGAGCAATGATAACACCAATGATCGTAGACCGAGAGGTGGACACCACAAACAGACACCGTCCATGTATTTGGAAGACATGCTTAACGTTAGCAATGCTGCGTAA
- the HIS5 gene encoding histidinol-phosphate transaminase (ancestral locus Anc_2.252) codes for MVFALSEIVRPKIYNLEPYRCARDDFKEGVLLDANENASGPIPQDIADSGLHRYPDPHQIEFKSAMAKYRNDTSSFADLPEKLSAENLCLGVGSDESIDAIIRACCVPGKEQILTMPPTYGMYSVCADINDVEVVKCPLITGDNSFQMDTDAVLETLKREPSIKIVFITSPGNPTGAKIKTERIEKLLQNWDAGMVVVDEAYVDFCGESTAPLVTKYPNLCVLQTLSKSFGLAGIRLGMTYASKEFARVLNSMKAPYNISSVTSEYALKAVQNDSIQRMEQNAKSCKKEQQRLLQSLTALDLVDDQYVGGLDANFLLLRINKGDNKLANKLYQKLATESGVVVRYRGSELGCEGCLRITVGTPEENDLLIREFARQLDALKETESD; via the coding sequence ATGGTTTTTGCTTTATCGGAAATTGTGAGACCAAAGATTTACAACTTGGAGCCTTATCGTTGTGCAAGAGACGATTTTAAAGAGGGTGTTCTTTTAGATGCGAATGAGAATGCCAGTGGTCCAATTCCGCAGGATATTGCCGATTCCGGCTTGCACCGCTATCCAGATCCGCATCAGATTGAGTTCAAGAGTGCAATGGCGAAATATCGTAACGACACCAGCTCGTTTGCCGATTTGCCAGAAAAGCTGTCCGCAGAGAATCTATGTTTAGGTGTCGGATCTGACGAAAGCATTGATGCCATCATCAGAGCTTGTTGTGTTCCAGGAAAAGAGCAGATTTTAACCATGCCACCAACGTACGGTATGTACTCCGTTTGCGCCGATATCAACGACGTTGAGGTAGTGAAGTGTCCCCTGATAACAGGGGATAACTCATTCCAAATGGACACTGACGCAGTGCTGGAAACTCTCAAAAGAGAACCTTCCATAAAGATCGTCTTTATCACTTCGCCAGGGAATCCAACAGGTGCCAAAATCAAAACCGAGAGGATCGAAAAGTTGCTGCAGAACTGGGATGCAGGTATGGTGGTCGTCGATGAAGCCTATGTCGATTTCTGCGGTGAATCCACCGCGCCGCTGGTCACGAAATATCCTAATCTCTGTGTTTTGCAAACCTTATCCAAATCATTCGGTTTGGCTGGTATTAGGCTCGGTATGACTTACGCTTCCAAAGAGTTCGCACGGGTACTCAACTCAATGAAGGCGCCTTACAACATTTCCTCCGTTACTTCGGAGTATGCTTTGAAAGCGGTTCAAAACGACAGCATCCAACGGATGGAACAGAATGCCAAGTCATGTAAAAAGGAGCAGCAGCGTCTGCTACAAAGTTTGACAGCACTAGACTTGGTTGACGATCAATATGTCGGTGGCTTAGATGCTAATTTTTTACTTCTGAGGATTAACAAGGGCGATAATAAATTGGCCAATAAGTTGTACCAAAAGTTGGCCACTGAGTCGGGTGTAGTGGTAAGATACAGAGGTTCCGAATTGGGCTGCGAAGGTTGTCTGAGGATCACGGTTGGAACACCAGAGGAGAACGACCTTTTGATCAGGGAGTTTGCCAGGCAGTTGgacgctttgaaagaaacagaGAGTGATTAA